A single region of the Cyclopterus lumpus isolate fCycLum1 chromosome 16, fCycLum1.pri, whole genome shotgun sequence genome encodes:
- the mrps12 gene encoding 28S ribosomal protein S12, mitochondrial yields MSSLWSLRPALTSLLQASQHASAWTGPVFSRTMATLNQMHRQGKPKPPPKSVGATFGRPQLKAVVLKTMIRKPKKPNSANRKCARVRLSNGKEAVAFIPGEGHNLQEHNVVLVEGGRTQDLPGVKLKVVRGKYDCAHVVKKKQ; encoded by the exons ATGTCTTCACTGTGGAGCTTGAGACCGGCGCTGACGTCACTGCTTCAAG cgtcccagcatgcatctgcCTGGACGGGtcccgtcttctccaggaccaTGGCCACCCTCAACCAGATGCACCGCCAGGGGAAACCCAAACCGCCTCCCAAGTCTGTCGGCGCCACGTTCGGCCGCCCGCAGCTGAAAGCGGTGGTCCTGAAGACCATGATCCGGAAGCCCAAGAAGCCAAACTCCGCCAACAGGAAGTGCGCTCGAGTGCGTCTGTCCAACGGCAAGGAGGCGGTGGCCTTCATCCCCGGGGAGGGCCACAACCTGCAGGAGCACAACGTGGTGCTGGTGGAGGGGGGGCGGACCCAGGACCTCCCCGGGGTCAAGCTCAAGGTGGTGCGAGGCAAATATGACTGTGCTCACGTGGTGAAGAAGAAACAGTAA
- the zgc:153896 gene encoding ectonucleotide pyrophosphatase/phosphodiesterase family member 7, with product MKTELFLVVVALVCAAANPLSKAAQRNKLLLISFDGFRWDYDQDVDTPHLDQLLEDGVKAKYMTPPMLTMTSPSHITTVTGRWVEDHEVVHNMMFNAKTNQKVPHKQTLTRSEWWDNGVLPLWITAQNQGLKTASFYYPGGGANYSGQVVDRVIVEEPGHPDDNETEWRQNINTVMRWFSEEDFHLVTLYYGEPDNVGHAKGPDHPDRKSIIRQIDRTIGYLREAIGRHHLNNSLNVIITSDHGMTTVKKRPQVDEIILNKYLNLLKLASFEILDYGGFGILTPRPGKEQEVFNALSNAPNLTVYKKDELPESFHLARSERLPPIVVVADLGFNLNSRFIVYVNKGDHGYHSGEMDMKTIFRAFGPDFKKNFLSEPFDSVHVYPLMCKVLQIDPAPHNGSLAVTEKLLLPGGGSQRSGLSVVLLLSMLLFMFTEL from the exons ATGAAGACAGAGCTCTTCCTCGTCGTCGTAGCGCTGGTCTGCGCCGCCGCCAACCCGCTGAGCAAGGCAGCGCAGAGGAACAAGCTGCTGCTGATCTCCTTCGACGGCTTCCGGTGGGACTACGACCAGGACGTGGACACGCCACACCTGGACCAGCTGCTGGAGGACGGGGTCAAGGCCAAGTACATGACCCCCCCAATGCTCACCATGACGTCCCCGTCCCACATCACCACCGTCACCG GCAGATGGGTGGAGGATCACGAAGTTGTCCACAACATGATGTTCAACGCCAAGACGAACCAAAAAGTTCCTCACAAACAGACTCTGACCAGATCGGAGTGGTGGGACAACGGAGTTCTGCCGTTATGGATCACAGCTCAGAACCAG GGTCTGAAAACTGCTTCCTTCTATTACCCTGGGGGCGGGGCTAACTACAGTGGCCAGGTGGTCGACCGGGTTATCGTGGAGGAACCGGGTCACCCGGACGACAACGAGACCGAATGGCGTCAAAACATCAACACCGTGATGCGCTGGTTCTCTGAAGAAGACTTCCACCTGGTGACGCTGTACTATGGCGAGCCAGACAACGTGGGCCACGCCAAGGGGCCGGACCACCCGGACAGGAAGAGCATCATCCGCCAGATCGACCGCACTATCGGCTACTTGAGGGAGGCCATTGGCCGCCATCACCTGAACAACAGCCTGAACGTCATCATTACCTCTGACCACGGCATGACCACTGTGAAGAAGCGACCGCAGGTGGACGAGATCATACTCAACAAGTACCTGAACCTACTGAAGCTCGCCAGCTTTGAGATCCTGGACTACGGCGGGTTCGGCATCCTGACGCCGCGGCCCGGGAAGGAGCAGGAAGTGTTCAACGCTCTGTCCAACGCGCCCAATCTGACGGTCTACAAGAAAGACGAGCTTCCCGAGAGCTTCCATCTCGCCAGAAGCGAGCGGCTGCCTCCCATCGTGGTCGTCGCAGATCTGGGATTCAACCTGAACTCT AGATTCATCGTCTATGTGAACAAAGGCGACCACGGCTACCACAGCGGAGAGATGGACATGAAGACCATCTTCAGGGCCTTCGGACCCGACTTCAAGAAGAACTTCCTGTCTGAGCCGTTTGACAGCGTCCACGTTTACCCTCTGATGTGCAAAGTGCTGCAGATCGACCCGGCGCCGCACAACGGCTCTCTGGCCGTCACcgagaagctgctgctgcccgGAG gtggaTCACAGAGATCTGGACTGTCTGTCGTTCTGCTGCTGTCGATGCTGCTCTTCATGTTTACTGAGCTGTAA